A single window of Anopheles moucheti chromosome 2, idAnoMoucSN_F20_07, whole genome shotgun sequence DNA harbors:
- the LOC128309718 gene encoding E-selectin-like has protein sequence MTFKSLCLALCLALFVVEAHGYKEYVAYKGKVDFYQAWQLCNSYGGHLASIESAAEQARAEDAVRAVGNFAVEWFIGAIGANDQFAWIGINKKATYLNFAAGEPNNLPKGAENCIVIGAGGSTSKWNDIKCDYKQAAGYICAFVRQ, from the exons ATGACGTTCAAAAGTTTGTGTTTAGCACTGTGTTTGGCGTTGTTTGTGGTGGAAGCACACG GGTACAAAGAATATGTCGCATACAAAGGGAAAGTCGACTTCTACCAAGCATGGCAACTATGTAACAGCTATGGCGGACATTTGGCTTCTATCGAGTCAGCCGCAGAGCAAGCGCGTGCTGAAGATGCCGTCCGTGCCGTTGGAAACTTTGCCGTAGAATGGTTCATTGGGGCCATTGGTGCCAATGATCAATTCGCATGGATCGgtataaacaaaaaagcaacgtACCTTAATTTTGCTGCCGGCGAACCTAACAATTTACCTAAAGGAGCTGAAAATTGTATAGTTATAGGAGCTGGCGGAAGTACATCGAAATGGAATGATATCAAATGTGACTATAAACAAGCTGCAGGGTATATTTGTGCTTTCGTACGTCAATAA